The Desertibacillus haloalkaliphilus DNA window TTGGAATCAAGACTGTTATCGCTGAAAGCTATGAGCGTATTCACCGTAGTAACTTAGTGTTAATGGGTGTGTTACCGCTACAGTTTGCTGAAGGTGACAGTGCTGAATCACTTGGTCTAACAGGTAAGGAGTCATTTGAAGTACAAATTACCAATGATGTACAACCACGTGATATGGTTAAAGTTGTTGCTACTGATGCTGACGGTAAGAAAACAGAATTTGAAGCACTTGTGCGATTCGATAGTGAAGTTGAGATTGACTACTATCGTCATGGTGGTATCCTACAAATGGTGCTACGTGGCAAATTAGAAAAGGCGAATGCATAAGTCTTAGAAAAAACAGTTCCTCGTGCTGCGAGGAACTGTTTTTCGTTCTTAGATTTAGAGTTTATGGCTTATAGATGTAAGGATCCTTCCCGTTAAGTTTTGTCATCTTTTTATGTGTTGGAGTATTATTGGTTTTTTAAAATATATGTGGCGCGATCGGTTTTAATCGTTAAAAATTCATTTGATGCTTCAAATGATAACAACTGCTTTAGAGGGAGTTCGTAACTATTTAGCGGCAACTGAGAAGTTCCATTATGATTTAAGACGGTTCCGATTCCTTTTAATTCGATTGTATAGGGGTCGACATAATCATCCTCATCGTTAGGTTGTTGTACAACCGCTACATCCTCTAATGACATCGTATTTTTATCGATATCATTTTTTTCTTCTTTTTCAATAGAAATATCTGAACCTTTCCATTCATTTAACGTATCAAGTAGTGACTCGATTTGTTTGTTTTTTTCTGACAACGAACACAGCCCCTTTCAATCACTTCTATTTCTATACTTTGCTTTTTGAAAGCAATTCATACATAGCTTTTTCACTGAACTTTCCATGAATCATGAATGGATTTCATGAAGTTTCAATTATATTTTTTCTATAGTAAGCCACAATATAAATGCTTACAAAAAAATCTTGAAAGTGAGGCTTACAAATGGGTAGACAAAAGAAGGGCAATCCAAATGCTCAAAGAAATAATAATGCAAAAGCACAAGGAAAAAAAAATAATCATCCTGATACAGAGTTTGCTTCTTATGCTGAAGTAGAAGCTGAGAAGATGAGCAGAGAAAATAAAAAATAAATGTTTGAAAGGAGACGTTCCATTGACAGTTCAAACACAAGTTCAACAAGCGATAGCTTCTGCTCAAAGTGTACAAGCAAGTTTGACACAGTTTGCATTAGAAACTGGAAACCAAATGGCTAAGCAAACCTTTCAACAATTAGCTGAACAACAAAAAAACATTGTGACCCAATTGGAAGGACGTTATCAGCAAATTCTTGAAGAAGAACCGCAATTTAATCAAAATCAGTGAGAATAAGAAATGAAAACCCAAGAGTATATGTCTTGGGTTTTCATTAGTCCTAGCTACATATGTTTTTCTGTGTGAAACGGAGGGATCATCTTGTTTGACTTTTGGACAGGGGCAGAGGATTTACCTGTATACGGGTTTTTGTTACGAGCCGCTATTGTATATGTGTACGTCTTTGTCATGGTTAAGATATTGGGACAACGTTCGATGGGGACGATCAGTCCGCTTGACTTTATTTTTGGTGTGATTATTGGGGACATCATTGGTGAGCCACTCTCTAGTGGTGACATCCCATTAGGCGGTCCATTTGCTGCAGCGGCACTCATTGCTGGTTTACATTTAGGATTGACGTTAGTTGCATTAAGGACGCCGAGGTTCAGACGAATTATTGAGGATGAGCCACTCGTATTAATTAAGCACGGTAAAATTGATCATAAAGAATTAAAAAAAGCAAAAGTGACGATGGAATCATTGCTTATGGATATGCGTTTGCGTGGGGCATCAGATTTAACGGAAGTCGATTATGCCGTATTAGAGGGGAATGGACAAATCAGTGTAATTAAAAAGAGTGAAAATCAATCACTAACACCGAAAGACATGTTACAAACCCCTCCACCTAAAGGTTATCCAACGGTATTGATACAAGACGGACGAATCATTCATGCAAATTTAAAGCAGGTAGGCACGATTAATTGGTTGAAAGAGCAATTACGTAAGCGTGGGATTCGAAACCACACCGAAGTATTTTTATTAACGATGGATGAAGGTGGTCAAATTTATTTTAGTAAGAAGTAATACATGAAGTAACACATATAGTAGGCGTTTGCATACGCTGAAGTGGTTGGAGTTTTCGAAAAATTTTGCCCTTAATGTATAAAATTCCTTCTAATTAGTAAAACTTAATAAAAAATTAGAGGAGTGATACTTATGAGAAGAGTGAAAAAATTATCGTTTGCAGAATTGGTTAATGAAAATAAACAACAGCTTCTTAATGATCGGGAGGCAATTGAAAAGATTGAAGAACGATTAGAAAAGCGTAGAGCTGATAAAGTCTAAGGTAAGCTGTTGTATGTATCGGTCCATTTCTGGATAGATGCGAAACGATTGCCATGCATAAGTCCCCGCATTTTCGGTGATAGTAAACATAAAGGAGGGGTTACAAGATGGCAAAATCCAAACACGCATTTGATAAATTTCGACCGAATCATTTGGGAACACAACCGCGTGCAAGTGACTCAAATAACGGGAAGAAAATGAACACGAAAGGGAATGCAAACCCTGATTACGTACCACCAAAAGGTTAGATAGATATCAAAAAGATAATGAAGCGAGGATGCTAAAGGGATTGGCTTCCGTAAATTTTCATCAGTTTTGGTGAAAATGGTAGGCTGTACGAAAAGGAGTATCACCTTTTCGTACAGCCTCTTTGAAGTGGAGTAGGAGTGGAGTGCGCCAACAAAGGTGATGATCATTAAAGGGGGCTTACTCACACCGCGTTGGATTGTATGCGGGCAAAAAGTGAATTGGTGAAGTTATGCGCCATGTTCACTGAGCCAAGTAAGAACGTTCGCAAATTGTTGTACCTCTTTACTCTCATGAAAAGATTGAAACGGGCAACCTTTACGTTTGAGTCGAGTTCGAACGACATCGAGGGAAAATTGACGAGGATGCAGGTTTTCGTTGACTTCTTTCCAATCAAGTGGTGTAGCAACGAGTGCTTGATCATTGCCACGACAAGAATAGGGGGCAATGATCGTTTTGCCTTCTGCGTGCTGAACGTAGTCGATATATAGCCGCTTGCCGCGATGCTTTTTTAATCGTTCCGTTGTAAACCAAGCGGTGTTCTTTTTGACTAAATATTCGGCGATAAACGCCGTAAAGCGTCTCGTATCCGCATAGCTAAACTTGTTGTTTTCTAATGGTAGGTAAACTTGTAACCCTTTATTTCCTGACGTTTTGACGTAAGTGATGAGCTGAAGCTTGTCACAAATCTGTTTTAGTTGTAGTGCAGCTTCGACGGCTAGTGAAAATTCGTTTTGGGATGGCGGATCTAAATCAAAGACGATTTCACTTGGGTGTCTGGCATGATAGGGTTGAAAAGGAATGTGGTATTCAATCGCGGCTTGGTTTCCGAGCCATAATAAAGTAGCGATATCATTACAGAGGAGATAGTCAATCCCCTCATGTGTAACCGTTTTGATAAATGTGGGTGCGTAGTCAGGGCAATTTTTTTGATAAAAAGATTCTTTATGAATTCCATTGGGAAAACGGATTACAGTGAGCAATCGTTCATTTAAAAATGGGAGCATGAATGGAGCAACCTCACTTAAGTAGTGTAGATAATCTATTTTTTTAATTCCTAATCGACGCCATAGAAGTTTCTCTGGGTTTGAGATCGATAATTTTTTTCCTGCTACCATTAATTCTGAATGTGCTTTTGTAAATTTTCCCATGTGCAATCCTCCCACTGTTGATCAAAACGAAATTGTACGAAGCGTGGTTCACGTAGTTGTTGTTTATAAATCTCTAAAAATTGTAGTTCAACACAGATGCTCGGTTCAACTTCTATTCGTTGCTTACTTTCTTGTGATTTATTTTTTTTAATAATCTCCGTTAACGCATAGTTTTCCTCTTGTGATAGGCCATGGCTAAAGACCCCGATGGGGGTGAATGTGCCGTTTTTTATGATCGAAACATGAAAGTACCCATTGCTTTTATCGTAGCCACTTAAAATAAAGACGCCGAACTTATAATTTTTAATTTTTAGCCACTGTTTCGTTCTTACACCGGAATGCCAAAAGCTGTCTGTTTGTTTGGCGATGATCCCTTCACCGTTGTGTGTAGTGACCGTTCTCCATATCCGGTCTTTATTTGTTTCATACGGCACGAACTGTAACGTTCTTCTTGATTCCACCTCAACCTCCGTTGGGAATTGTAGTTTCTGGAAGAGAGAAGCTAACCGTTGCTTTCGTTCTAAATAGCGATGCGTTGAGGTTAACACTTCTCCTTGACTAGCGAGGAGGTCAAAGGCCAATAAACAAGCAGGGTGCTTTTTGCTTGCTTCTGCAATGACTTGTTGCTGTTTCACCCTCCCTCGTTGTTGGATGCGTTCAAAGTTTGCTTTATACTTTGAATCAAGAATGCCTATTTCTCCATCGATGACAACAGGGAGTAGAGAACGGAGCTTTTCCTTATAGGAAAGTAGCGCTGTTGTCACCTCAGGAAATATATGATTCAAGCTCTTTTGATTACGACTTAAGATATGGAGTTCTTGCTCGCTGAAATATATGATCGTACGAAATCCATCATACTTTAATTCATAGACCCAGCGTTCCCCTTGTGGGATTGTTTGGGTGAGTGATGGAAGCATCGGTTTCAGTTGCTTAATCACTAGCCTGTTGCCTTTTTCTTACGGGGTGCTTTTTTCTTTTTTGGAGTCTCTGCTTCTGCTTCTGCTTCTGTTTTTGTTGGTTTTGACTTATCAATGCTCGCTTGTAGCGCTTCCATCAAGTCAACAACATTTCTCTCTGGGGCTTCTTGGGCGACCGTACCTTCATTACCTGCAATTTTCGCTTGGATTAATTCCATTAATTTTGAGCGATAGTCATCCGTGTATTTTTCTGGTTCAAAGGTCGTTGATAATTGCTCAATCAATTGGACAGCTGTTTCCATTTCTTTTTCATTCAGTTCGATATCTTCTGGGACACCAGGAACTTGGTTCACTTGGCGAACCTCATCAGGATAATGGATCGTCTCAAGGATCAGTGCGTTTTTGTAGGCGCGAACTGCAGCTAACTGCTCTTTGGAACGAATCGTTATTTTTGCTAAGCCGATCTTACCTGACTGTTCAATCGCATTTTTTAATAGCATGTACGGTTTTTCACCATGTTCGTTAGGGCCGACGAAATAAGACTTATTAAAATAAACAGGATCAATTTCATCTAGTTTCACAAAGTCGATAATTTCAACGCTTTTGTTTTGTTCAGCTTTTAAATTCTCTAATTCTTCGTCTTCGATGATGACATATTTTCCTGGTTCATATTCATATCCTTTGACAATATCATCTGCTGCCAGTTCCTTGCCACAGGACGGACATACTTTTTCATATTTAATCGGTGTGTGACATTCTTTGTGTAGCGAACGCATTTTTATATCTTTATCTTCTGTGGCGGCATAGAGTTTGATCGGGATATGAACAAGTCCAAAGCTTATCGATCCTTTCCACATCGTATGCATCGATTTTCACTTCCTTTTCTAAGGTAGATGTTTGTCGACCTTTCAATGATTTTTGGAATATAGATGTTTTATTATTTTTTCTCTACGTTATAATTACATGAGTGTTATCTTTTTCCTAAGCTACGAGTGAAAATGAGGGGGATGAGAGGAATGGTGAAAAATTTTCATTGTTGTGCCACGTGTGTTCATTTTGATGTGATGAAAACAACGAAGAACACGGTGAGGGTGTGTCGTCGATTAGGGTTTGAAACAAAATCACATTATCAGTTTAATTGCTGGACCCCTAAAGAGAATGTTCAGAAGTTAATCGATAAAGATCAGTCATCTTCAACCGAATGATAAGTGGATCGGTGATATTGGCAAGAAAAGGTGAGGGCAAAAAAACCAAGCATGAACAAGGGTTGGGATTATAAACTAGGACTAGTTCTCAAGGTTGAATATTGGCTATGTTTAAATTGTGAAAAAAACACTTGTCTTATTGAGCGTTTGTGATGATAATTAAGATGGTAGTTGTTGTATTTAAATGGATTGTACTGTTTTATAAATAATAATAAGGAAGTGTTTTCGATTAGGGGGAAATTTTTTTCTTTTTTTAAAGAATGGATAAACACGCCTGTTCGACTAGGGATAACAGTTTTGTTTCTCCTATATATTGGTGTCCTTCTTTATGTAACGTTGTTTGCATGGAATTATGGTGCTTCGCTTGGACCAGAAGGCCCTGGTGGAAGAAATTATAATCTGATGCCTTTTCGAAGCATTTATCGCATTGCTGTCTTTAGTCCGGACATTAGAGATCCGATCCGGATCTTACTTGGTAACGTTATTTTATTTATTCCCTTTGGGTTTTTGATGCCGCTTGTCTTTAAGCCGCGTGCGCGATCGTTTCTTAAAGTGACTGCTCTAGGAATGATGGTGTCGATCTCGATTGAATTGTATCAGTTTTTATTTACGTACCGAGTGGCTAATGTTGACGATGTGATTTTAAATACAACGGGAGCTGCAGTTGGGTTTTGTCTATTTTACATCGGACATCGACTAAAAAAGCGAATCATTGTTATTCCTTCGAATACAAAAAAACCATCCTAAAAAAACGAGCAACCGTGAAAATGTTGCTCGTTTTTCATTTATGAGAGGCCGATTTTGGCATCTGTTCGTTTTTTCCAAAGTCGATAACAAACAAAAACAATCCCAAGAAAGCTACTATAGACAGCAATGGTTGCGAAAATATCACTCGGGTTTGTCAGTAGTGTATTTCCGACAAAAGCGAACAAAAACATCGAAGGGACCTTTCCTAGTGATGAGGCAACCGCATAGCTGATAAAGGTCACTCGACTTAAAGCCGAATAAATATTGACAATGATCGAAGGGATGATTGGGATAAGACGAGTAATGAAAATGGTGAGAAACGCGTTTTTTTCAAATAAAATGGTGATTCTCTCTAACGGTTTATAGCTTCGTAACACTTTGATTCCCCAATCATGATAACCGTACCTAACGACAATGAACATAATGATGGACGCTAGGGACGAACCAATCCAGGTAACAAGAGCACCAAGAGCAGGACCGTAAGCAGCACCGATCACACCTCCGATAATTGGATACGGGATGATCGGAAACAAGGCCATCAGTGTTGCAATCACCGTTGTCATAACAACATAGTCATTGCCACCGTGACGAATCCAATCGAGGAGACTTTCTCCATATAAATAGATGAGGAGACCAATAATGAGATAACTACTTGCGACAATTAATTTTTTGTACATAAGAACTCCTATATTTGTTTTGTTTTTATTCTAGTATACAATGAAAATGACATCATTTACATGAATAAAAGTTGGAATCTGACTCCGTTTCAGAAGTTTCGGTTTTCTGCAAAATTCTTTTCAAGTTATTGCTAGTTTGATAATATATATAATACAAAGTTGTTTAGTAGGAATTATGGTGAGGGGAGAATAAATAATGAGAGTAAAACGATTACTAACGGTCTTTATCATGACTAGAAGGAAGCGGTTGTAATGGTGATCATCAGTGATGCCTTGTTATATGTAAGTTTTTCACTGTTAATGGGGCTTTTGATTTTTGAACTAGTACCACGGAAGTATCGGCCAGCGTTTCGTGTTTCTAACCGGTTTTTCTTCGGTGTTGTAGGCAGTGTTATGGTCCTTACACTGGTCCCTGTTATTTCTGTTACTAGCTACATTGTCCATCAGTTTGAGGCTAACTTGTTTCATACCTTTCAACAAATCTTGTTTTCTTACTCGATCGGGCATGCGTGGCTTGTAGTGATGTTGTTTTCATGTCTCCTACTGTTTACTAGGGCAAGATTGAATCAAGCTCAAGTGCTCATCGTTCGCATTTTGCCGCTCATATGTGCGATCGCTATCGTTTTTGCAGCCAGTTGGGCAAGTCATGCTGCTTCATTAGAACCTTTGTATGGATTTTTGGCTAATAGCCTTCATTTCCTTGCAGTTACGGTATGGATTGGAATTATGCTCGTGGTCAGTTGGTTTAGTACGACAGATGAACGGTGGCTACCATATCTACGCTGGTACACGCCAGTGGCTATTAGCTGTGTTGCTATAATCATACTTTCAGGGTTTGCCTTAATGTCGTTGATCACACCAGAATATGTGAATTCATGGGTATTAACGTATGGGCAGCTGTTACTGCTAAAACATTTACTGTTTATCCCTTTGTTGATGTATGGATTAATTAACGGCTTTTTGATGACTCGAAAGTTAAAACAAATGCCGACATTTAGTCCAAAGAAGTGGTTGCGAGCTGAAGCTGTGATTGCTCTGGCTGTTTTTGTTGTCACGGCGGTCATGACGGAACAAACGCCACCACATGACGTTGCAAGGACGTTACAATTTGAACAGCCTTCAGCGTTGTTTTTAGTATTTCATGAGTTAAATTATGGTGATCAATTTACGATCGGTTTATCAAGTCTCTCTATTGGCTTTATGGTGCTAGCCGTTATTCTTTTAATGATGATCATCCGACGCTTCAAACGAAATGGATCGGCACGTTTAAGTCTCGTTCTTACAGCTTGCTTTCTTTTATCAAGTTACACAGCAGTGATGACAAGTGTTGAATCATCAACGTTGATTAGTGATGATAGCCGCTATGAGACAATGGAGGATGCAATTAGAGAAAGTGTTGCAGGTGAACCGAATGTTTTGCAGAGTCAGCCATATAAAGAGCGATATACGGTTGTCTTATATGAAGTCAACCAAGAATTATTAGTCACTGAATTGCTACTCAATGACCAGGAAAACGGAGGCTATTACCGTTTGCAGGATTCGACCTTAACTGTTGGTGGAATTCCGATTTCTGAATCTGACCACAAAATTCGAACGTTTAAACTTGAAGGTGGATTATGGGTTGGTGATAAGGACTATACGTACGTGACGATCGGGTTTGTTAATGAACCTGCGCATGTGGCTGATGTTGTTATTCATTATGAAGGCGCAAAAGACGAGGTAGAGATCATCAACCAATCGTTCCTAAATATTGCGACTGCCAACGAGGAGTGGGACCCCAATCACCCGATTGAGTTTGTCTCCTCTGATGGAGAAGTGATCGGAGGTTATATGAGAGGGGTTATGGAGCAAGGTGTATATTGTCATTAGAAATTTGTCGACAAAAAAGTTGTTTTAGATGTAGGAATTTTCTCTCTTTTCTATAATATATTGCTTACAAGTGAAAAGAAAAGGGGAGTGCTACAATGGAAGCTAGTGATGCTCGTATTAAAAAGTGGTTGGTCAGTTTAGGGGTCATCTTTTTCATTGCCTTATTCACCTATCAAAATGAAGAAGACCCCATTCAACTCCCTACTCATTCAACAACACAAGTCGAATATGAAATGTCTAGTGATTAGTTATCTATAAACGAAGTGTTATCAAGCGAAAAGGGCTTCCCTTAAAAAAACGGTATTCACCCTACCTACATGAGGTGAGCCGTCTTTAATAGGGATTAGGCTCTTTTTGCGCTCTAGGAGTTATAGAGCGGGATGAATGAGGAAATAATGGAAACAAGCAGATGTTGAAGATTTGTCGATTTTGTGAATGATTTGACGTACGAAATGAATTGTATTTGGAAAACTTTTAACGTAAAATTATTGCAATGAAACAAGAAGGAGGTATTAAATGGAATTTAGCTATTCGGATATGTCAACTCATGAGATTATTGCGTACTACAAACGAGTGAAAAATTACCTTGATCAAGGCTTTCGGGCTGAAGGATTACGAGATGAGCTCGTTGTCATTTCCAACACGTTTAAGGAAAAAGAAATGGATGATAGCCAGAATTCATTCTCAAATTATTTAGCGGAAATCCATCAATATCTATTAACGATTAGACATTAGGCAAGAGAGCTCCTTTGAAAGCTTTCTTGTCTTTTATTTTTGGAAAGAACGCATCGTTAATGATAAAATAAAGGATAGAGGATCTAAGAGAAAAACAGCAGCTAGGTTGGTGGTAACCATGATGAAAGATGAACAAATCGATGTTAAAGTGATAGAAGAACAGGTACATAAATGGGAAAAACATCGCCGAACATTTAATGAGGCAAAAGCGATGCGTTATCTGAATATGCTCGAAAAACTAGAGTCGAGCACAACTGAAGAGCAAAGCAAACAGAAGCGAATAAAGGTATCGCTATTGAGCTTGATGGCGTTTTCGAGATATGAACGCACGCATTTGGTTGATGATATGATCAATAGTTGGATGGATGAGGCGTTTCGTGTTGATGGTCACCATCATCTAGCGAATGAGCTTTTGTTAAGAATCAATGAAGACTTTATTCAAGCTGGATTGCTGCCAGAGCAATTTCCACAAATTAGAGAGACCGATCATGCGTCTGCGAAAAAAAAGCTAGCCAATGATTACTTGCAAATTGCGAATACTTTTTTTACAAAGGTACCCCTGTACCAAGAGAAGGTAGATCAAGCGTTAGCAGCGGCCAAGCGAATCGATGATCAGGAAAAAATAGAACGTTTCCAGACGATGAATGCGCTCTTAGCAGAAATGAAGAAGCCATTGATGCAAATTGTCAAAGCAACAGAATCGTACTCTGATTCGATGACAGGGATTTTTTATTCAGCATCTCAACTTAAAGAGATTAAAGCCGCGATTGAAACCATTGAATCACTCAAACTAAAATGGAATGAGCTGACTCCAACGGAAACTTCTGAACGTGAGGAAGACCCAAGCTCGTTAACTGAACTAGACCAGATGATTGGTTTAGAGCCTGTGAAAGAACGTGTACATCGACTCTATCATTATTTGCGTTACCAA harbors:
- a CDS encoding TVP38/TMEM64 family protein, whose product is MYKKLIVASSYLIIGLLIYLYGESLLDWIRHGGNDYVVMTTVIATLMALFPIIPYPIIGGVIGAAYGPALGALVTWIGSSLASIIMFIVVRYGYHDWGIKVLRSYKPLERITILFEKNAFLTIFITRLIPIIPSIIVNIYSALSRVTFISYAVASSLGKVPSMFLFAFVGNTLLTNPSDIFATIAVYSSFLGIVFVCYRLWKKRTDAKIGLS
- a CDS encoding YetF domain-containing protein, which gives rise to MFDFWTGAEDLPVYGFLLRAAIVYVYVFVMVKILGQRSMGTISPLDFIFGVIIGDIIGEPLSSGDIPLGGPFAAAALIAGLHLGLTLVALRTPRFRRIIEDEPLVLIKHGKIDHKELKKAKVTMESLLMDMRLRGASDLTEVDYAVLEGNGQISVIKKSENQSLTPKDMLQTPPPKGYPTVLIQDGRIIHANLKQVGTINWLKEQLRKRGIRNHTEVFLLTMDEGGQIYFSKK
- the ligD gene encoding non-homologous end-joining DNA ligase → MIKQLKPMLPSLTQTIPQGERWVYELKYDGFRTIIYFSEQELHILSRNQKSLNHIFPEVTTALLSYKEKLRSLLPVVIDGEIGILDSKYKANFERIQQRGRVKQQQVIAEASKKHPACLLAFDLLASQGEVLTSTHRYLERKQRLASLFQKLQFPTEVEVESRRTLQFVPYETNKDRIWRTVTTHNGEGIIAKQTDSFWHSGVRTKQWLKIKNYKFGVFILSGYDKSNGYFHVSIIKNGTFTPIGVFSHGLSQEENYALTEIIKKNKSQESKQRIEVEPSICVELQFLEIYKQQLREPRFVQFRFDQQWEDCTWENLQKHIQN
- a CDS encoding FbpB family small basic protein, with product MRRVKKLSFAELVNENKQQLLNDREAIEKIEERLEKRRADKV
- a CDS encoding VanZ family protein — translated: MFLLYIGVLLYVTLFAWNYGASLGPEGPGGRNYNLMPFRSIYRIAVFSPDIRDPIRILLGNVILFIPFGFLMPLVFKPRARSFLKVTALGMMVSISIELYQFLFTYRVANVDDVILNTTGAAVGFCLFYIGHRLKKRIIVIPSNTKKPS
- a CDS encoding copper resistance D family protein; the protein is MVIISDALLYVSFSLLMGLLIFELVPRKYRPAFRVSNRFFFGVVGSVMVLTLVPVISVTSYIVHQFEANLFHTFQQILFSYSIGHAWLVVMLFSCLLLFTRARLNQAQVLIVRILPLICAIAIVFAASWASHAASLEPLYGFLANSLHFLAVTVWIGIMLVVSWFSTTDERWLPYLRWYTPVAISCVAIIILSGFALMSLITPEYVNSWVLTYGQLLLLKHLLFIPLLMYGLINGFLMTRKLKQMPTFSPKKWLRAEAVIALAVFVVTAVMTEQTPPHDVARTLQFEQPSALFLVFHELNYGDQFTIGLSSLSIGFMVLAVILLMMIIRRFKRNGSARLSLVLTACFLLSSYTAVMTSVESSTLISDDSRYETMEDAIRESVAGEPNVLQSQPYKERYTVVLYEVNQELLVTELLLNDQENGGYYRLQDSTLTVGGIPISESDHKIRTFKLEGGLWVGDKDYTYVTIGFVNEPAHVADVVIHYEGAKDEVEIINQSFLNIATANEEWDPNHPIEFVSSDGEVIGGYMRGVMEQGVYCH
- the ligD gene encoding non-homologous end-joining DNA ligase, yielding MGKFTKAHSELMVAGKKLSISNPEKLLWRRLGIKKIDYLHYLSEVAPFMLPFLNERLLTVIRFPNGIHKESFYQKNCPDYAPTFIKTVTHEGIDYLLCNDIATLLWLGNQAAIEYHIPFQPYHARHPSEIVFDLDPPSQNEFSLAVEAALQLKQICDKLQLITYVKTSGNKGLQVYLPLENNKFSYADTRRFTAFIAEYLVKKNTAWFTTERLKKHRGKRLYIDYVQHAEGKTIIAPYSCRGNDQALVATPLDWKEVNENLHPRQFSLDVVRTRLKRKGCPFQSFHESKEVQQFANVLTWLSEHGA
- a CDS encoding Ku protein, with protein sequence MHTMWKGSISFGLVHIPIKLYAATEDKDIKMRSLHKECHTPIKYEKVCPSCGKELAADDIVKGYEYEPGKYVIIEDEELENLKAEQNKSVEIIDFVKLDEIDPVYFNKSYFVGPNEHGEKPYMLLKNAIEQSGKIGLAKITIRSKEQLAAVRAYKNALILETIHYPDEVRQVNQVPGVPEDIELNEKEMETAVQLIEQLSTTFEPEKYTDDYRSKLMELIQAKIAGNEGTVAQEAPERNVVDLMEALQASIDKSKPTKTEAEAEAETPKKKKAPRKKKATG
- a CDS encoding acid-soluble spore protein N translates to MAKSKHAFDKFRPNHLGTQPRASDSNNGKKMNTKGNANPDYVPPKG
- a CDS encoding DUF1657 domain-containing protein; translation: MTVQTQVQQAIASAQSVQASLTQFALETGNQMAKQTFQQLAEQQKNIVTQLEGRYQQILEEEPQFNQNQ